In a genomic window of Spodoptera frugiperda isolate SF20-4 chromosome 18, AGI-APGP_CSIRO_Sfru_2.0, whole genome shotgun sequence:
- the LOC118278222 gene encoding apyrase-like isoform X1, protein MSRLLLVLFSYSVLCGIQTVLGNYDLTILHYNDFHARFMETSPAGTICNPNADPCIGGFARLATLVRERQAAESNSLLLNAGDSFQGTIWYNIGRWNVTQDFMNMLDHDAHVLGNHEFDNGIEEVVPYLEHLDSKVVTANIIDDLEPTMHGLYEKSIIVTKNNRRIGIIGVIIATTNTLASTGKLRFTDEVQAVREEAEKLNAQGVDIIIVLSHCGLDIDREIAMHAGPHIDIIVGGHSHTLLFNGDAPENSGFTPLGPYPVVVEQASRKVLIVQAAAHTQYLGEIKLTFDDNGHLLRWAGNPHYIGNDVVQAPDVLEKIDYYLPRIQEEASKVVGSSLVHLSSDCACSECNLGNLICDAFLHSVIPRAGNNSWNYAHFCVINQGGIRMHIDEGEITLESLLLSTPFENRVEVFDLKGEHIMEMLEYAVANEPYAGARMLQVSGLRASFDGSRPRNARVIKATVRCIECDVPRYEPLRPDKYYKVLSQSFLGNGGDGFDMVSNNRKNVEDIGMDYEIIKKYLEQYAPVYAERDGRMQISNPCIV, encoded by the exons ATGTCCCGGCTactgttagttttattttcctatAGTGTTTTGTGTGGAATTCAAACTGTGTTGGGAAATTATGATCTAACTATTCTTCATTACAATGATTTTCACGCAAG ATTCATGGAAACAAGCCCAGCTGGCACTATCTGTAACCCAAATGCCGACCCCTGCATCGGTGGTTTCGCCCGTTTAGCTACATTGGTTCGCGAGCGTCAGGCTGCTGAAAGCAATTCCCTTCTCCTTAATGCTGGAGACAGCTTCCAGGGTACAATCTGGTACAATATCGGACGATGGAATGTCACACAGGACTTTATGAATATGTTGGATCATGATGCTCAC GTACTAGGAAATCATGAGTTTGACAACGGCATTGAAGAAGTAGTACCATACTTGGAACATTTAGACTCCAAAGTGGTGACAGCCAATATTATTGATGACTTGGAACCTACAATGCATGGTTTATATGAAAAGAGTATcattgttacaaaaaataacagaagAATCGGAATCATTGGTGTTATAATAGCCACTACTAAC aCATTAGCTTCAACTGGTAAACTTAGATTCACTGATGAAGTCCAGGCCGTCAGAGAAGAAGCAGAGAAACTGAACGCCCAGGGTGTggatataattattgttttatcccATTGCGGTCTAGATATTGACAG agAAATAGCCATGCATGCTGGTCCCCATATAGACATCATAGTTGGAGGACATAGTCACACATTGTTGTTCAATGGAGACGCTCCTGAAAACAGTGGATTCACTCCGTTGGGGCCTTACCCCGTGGTTGTTGAACAGGCATCGAGAAAA gtttTAATAGTACAAGCTGCAGCGCATACTCAATATTTGGGTGAAATTAAACTTACATTTGATGATAACGGACATCTTCTAAGGTGGGCAGGAAACCCTCACTACATAGGAAATGATGTTGTTCAAG CACCCGATGTTTTGGAGAAGATCGATTACTATTTACCACGGATTCAGGAGGAAGCTTCGAAAGTGGTTGGCTCATCCCTAGTTCACTTGTCATCTGATTGCGCATGCTCCGAATGTAATCTTGGAAACCTAATCTGTGACGCCTTTTTGCATTCT GTGATACCAAGAGCAGGTAACAACAGCTGGAACTATGCTCACTTCTGTGTGATTAACCAAGGGGGCATCAGAATGCATATTGACGAAGGAG AAATAACATTGGAGTCTTTGCTATTATCTACCCCATTTGAAAACAGGGTAGAAGTTTTTGACTTAAAAGGCGAACATATTATGGAAATGTTGGAATATGCGGTGGCAAATGAACCCTATGCGGGCGCAAGAATGCTGCAGGTGTCAG GGCTGCGTGCATCATTCGACGGGTCTCGTCCTCGAAACGCAAGGGTGATCAAAGCAACAGTCAGGTGTATCGAGTGTGACGTCCCTAGATATGAGCCCCTGAGGCCCGACAAATACTACAAAGTCCTGTCGCAGAGTTTTCTCGGGAATGGTGGAGACGGTTTTGAT ATGGTAAGTAATAACCGTAAAAATGTAGAAGACATTGGAATGGACTAtgaaattataaagaaatatttagaaCAATACGCGCCCGTATACGCTGAGAGAGACGGCCGTATGCAGATCAGTAATCCGTGCATtgtataa
- the LOC118278222 gene encoding apyrase-like isoform X2 translates to MSRLLLVLFSYSVLCGIQTVLGNYDLTILHYNDFHARFMETSPAGTICNPNADPCIGGFARLATLVRERQAAESNSLLLNAGDSFQGTIWYNIGRWNVTQDFMNMLDHDAHVLGNHEFDNGIEEVVPYLEHLDSKVVTANIIDDLEPTMHGLYEKSIIVTKNNRRIGIIGVIIATTNTLASTGKLRFTDEVQAVREEAEKLNAQGVDIIIVLSHCGLDIDREIAMHAGPHIDIIVGGHSHTLLFNGDAPENSGFTPLGPYPVVVEQASRKVLIVQAAAHTQYLGEIKLTFDDNGHLLRWAGNPHYIGNDVVQAPDVLEKIDYYLPRIQEEASKVVGSSLVHLSSDCACSECNLGNLICDAFLHSVIPRAGNNSWNYAHFCVINQGGIRMHIDEGEITLESLLLSTPFENRVEVFDLKGEHIMEMLEYAVANEPYAGARMLQVSGIRAVFDGARPLGNRVVDVTIRCIECDIPRYEPLSTDKYYKVASTNFIGNGGGDYTMVSNNRKNVEDIGMDYEIIKKYLEQYAPVYAERDGRMQISNPCIV, encoded by the exons ATGTCCCGGCTactgttagttttattttcctatAGTGTTTTGTGTGGAATTCAAACTGTGTTGGGAAATTATGATCTAACTATTCTTCATTACAATGATTTTCACGCAAG ATTCATGGAAACAAGCCCAGCTGGCACTATCTGTAACCCAAATGCCGACCCCTGCATCGGTGGTTTCGCCCGTTTAGCTACATTGGTTCGCGAGCGTCAGGCTGCTGAAAGCAATTCCCTTCTCCTTAATGCTGGAGACAGCTTCCAGGGTACAATCTGGTACAATATCGGACGATGGAATGTCACACAGGACTTTATGAATATGTTGGATCATGATGCTCAC GTACTAGGAAATCATGAGTTTGACAACGGCATTGAAGAAGTAGTACCATACTTGGAACATTTAGACTCCAAAGTGGTGACAGCCAATATTATTGATGACTTGGAACCTACAATGCATGGTTTATATGAAAAGAGTATcattgttacaaaaaataacagaagAATCGGAATCATTGGTGTTATAATAGCCACTACTAAC aCATTAGCTTCAACTGGTAAACTTAGATTCACTGATGAAGTCCAGGCCGTCAGAGAAGAAGCAGAGAAACTGAACGCCCAGGGTGTggatataattattgttttatcccATTGCGGTCTAGATATTGACAG agAAATAGCCATGCATGCTGGTCCCCATATAGACATCATAGTTGGAGGACATAGTCACACATTGTTGTTCAATGGAGACGCTCCTGAAAACAGTGGATTCACTCCGTTGGGGCCTTACCCCGTGGTTGTTGAACAGGCATCGAGAAAA gtttTAATAGTACAAGCTGCAGCGCATACTCAATATTTGGGTGAAATTAAACTTACATTTGATGATAACGGACATCTTCTAAGGTGGGCAGGAAACCCTCACTACATAGGAAATGATGTTGTTCAAG CACCCGATGTTTTGGAGAAGATCGATTACTATTTACCACGGATTCAGGAGGAAGCTTCGAAAGTGGTTGGCTCATCCCTAGTTCACTTGTCATCTGATTGCGCATGCTCCGAATGTAATCTTGGAAACCTAATCTGTGACGCCTTTTTGCATTCT GTGATACCAAGAGCAGGTAACAACAGCTGGAACTATGCTCACTTCTGTGTGATTAACCAAGGGGGCATCAGAATGCATATTGACGAAGGAG AAATAACATTGGAGTCTTTGCTATTATCTACCCCATTTGAAAACAGGGTAGAAGTTTTTGACTTAAAAGGCGAACATATTATGGAAATGTTGGAATATGCGGTGGCAAATGAACCCTATGCGGGCGCAAGAATGCTGCAGGTGTCAG GAATTCGCGCAGTTTTTGATGGAGCCCGACCCTTAGGCAACCGTGTGGTTGACGTTACAATCAGATGTATCGAATGTGATATACCAAGATATGAACCTTTGTCTACCGACAAATATTACAAAGTCGCATCCACTAATTTCATAGGCAACGGTGGAGGTGATTACACT ATGGTAAGTAATAACCGTAAAAATGTAGAAGACATTGGAATGGACTAtgaaattataaagaaatatttagaaCAATACGCGCCCGTATACGCTGAGAGAGACGGCCGTATGCAGATCAGTAATCCGTGCATtgtataa